The genomic region CGGAGGCAGATGCGCATAAGCTTCCTTGATGGGGATTTTTATACTATACCTCCTCACGTTTCTCTGCTGCGGGGATGGTAAAATAAAAGCAACTCCCCTTTCCTTCGGTGCTTTCAACCCCTATTTTCCCACCATGAGCTTCAACGATGCCTTTCACAATGGCGAGTCCAAGGCCGGTGCCTTTAATCTTCCGGACATTTGCCCCACGCTTGAATTTATCAAAAATATTTTTCTGAAATTTTGCCGGTACTCCCATACCATTATCGGCGACGGTACATCGCCAAAGACCATTCTCCCGTTCCATACCGATTTGAATACGAGAATCCGAATTATTGCCGGTATAATTAATTGCATTTGCAATCAGATTCATGAATACTTTCGTGAGTCCTTCCTGGTCCGCGTATACTTTTGCATCAGGAATTGCCACTTCTAAATCGATTTTTTTCTGCTTAAGCTGATATTTATAATTTTGCGCGATTGTTTCGACCAGCTCTTTTATATTTATTTGGTCATAATTCAATTTTTGTTTACCCGAGTCAATTCGTGCGCAATCCAGAAGGTCTTCGACAAGCTCCTGCATATAGACAAGCGCATTTTTTCCTATTGACATCAATTCATTGATGTCATTCCGGCCATCCCCGGTTTCATTCACCCCCCTTTCCATAAGGAAACAAACTGTTTGCAATGCCGAAAGCGGATTTTTGAGATCGTGGCTAATGATATGAGTGATTTCCATGATTTCTCTGTTTTTCTGTTCGAGTTTTTTCCTGACTTCCATCATATGCGTAACGTCACGCATTGCCCCATAGATTACCTCTTCACCATGCCAGGTCAGAGTTTGCGCCGATATCAGCACATGGATCCGGGTTCCATCCTTACGAATTCGTAGGCCCTCATGGTTTTCAATTTTCCCACCCTCCATGAGAATAGTGATCGCAGTTTTCTGTTTTTCCCGATCTTCCAGTGCGCACAAATCTTCGGGCGACATCAAGAGAAGTTCTTCTTCCGTATACCCGAAAATTTTGCACATGGCAGGATTTACCGCAATAAATCTGCCGGTTACCGGACTCAGCAGTTGAAGGGCTTCACTTGAGAACTCGAATCCCCGCCTGAAATTTTCTTCCGATTCTCTGATTGTCTGTTCAGCTTTTCGGCGGCGGTCAAGCTCCCTCGTGAGTTTCATACGAAGATCATGCAAATATCCGACCATTACAGCGACAAAAATAAGCGAAAGAGTTCCAGGGAATCCGTGAGGGGTGAAAAGAATATTCCACTGCGGTTCATTACTTAAATAGAAAAGAGCGGTATTGCATACAATGCCTCCCAGACCGAAAAGAACTCCGGCCTTCAAACCCCATAACCAGGCTGCTATTGAAACAGGCACACCGATCAGGGGAGAAAATCCTTTCCCGATTGTTTTTTCGAGAAATAGATACAAGGCAATATAGAGGAAAAAACTGAGTACGACAATAACTATTGCCGGTATTTCATTTGTAAGTCGCTTTGAACCGCCGGATTGTTTTTGAATCCAGCCGAGAGCCTCCTCCTCGGAAGAAAGAAGTTTTACCGGAAAGGCAGGGCGGTTAAACGTGGTAAAGAAATTGCCTATAATTCGGCTGAGCGGACTATCGACAATAAGGGCACAGGCGGATGTACCACGGGCCGCATCACTTCCCGATAAATATTCCCGCGCCTCCCGGGTTACCCATCCACTCTTTCGTACATCGACAATACATGGACGGGGTTTGCCTCTGGATGCCAGTAAAATCGCCGCAATCTCCTGTTGGGCCTCCGATAATGTCATCGAAACGTTCGGTTTTGTGACTATCTCACGAATAATACCATCATTTCCAAGCCAGATTTTGCTTGTTGACGTTTCGTATATCTTGGTTTTCATAATCTTGCTGTTATCATTAGGTGTACCCTCCGCTGCAAATTGTGCAAGATTGGGACTATATTCATACAAAAAGGCGGTTATGTCATTTCCTGTTTATCATAACATCGACAACGTCACCTTTATCCAGATAAAACTCGCGGTTAGTGACTGTTTTTTCGATCGACCTGCTGAATCCACTGAACGAAAGAACCACACCGGGGTAACAACTCTCAAAAACTTTAAGTGTTGACGGTTCATTGGTTGTGTAATGACTCACAAAAACATTTCTTTTTTTCTCCAGTTCATCGAGCTGCATGTCCAAATTCATTTTGGCTTCCATGACTGTCTCCATTTTACCGATAAACTTCTGGAAAAGCCCTTTGCTTTTCTTTTTACTCTTTTCGATCTCCTCGAGTTGCCCGGCATAATAATTACTTCTGGTTCGCAATTCGGAGATCTTTGCATTGAAAAGTTCGATCTTTTTTCTCACTGCCGGATCCAGCCCAACCGATACTTCTGTTGTAATTTCGCTTTCGGCTCCCAGGGAGGCACATTCAATTCCCTGTAATGCATAGCAACTGCCCCCGGCAAGAACAACATCTTTCCTCCTGACAATTATTTTATTTCTTGAGTAAAGGCGTGCGCCTATCGATTCTCCGCCTATGAAGATCGATCCCATAGCGGTTACCGACTGGTTTCGTACATAACCGACTTCCACCTTACCGCTGCACTCGATTGTTCCTTTTCCTGTTCCGTTGAATCCC from Chitinivibrionales bacterium harbors:
- a CDS encoding PAS domain S-box protein, whose product is MKTKIYETSTSKIWLGNDGIIREIVTKPNVSMTLSEAQQEIAAILLASRGKPRPCIVDVRKSGWVTREAREYLSGSDAARGTSACALIVDSPLSRIIGNFFTTFNRPAFPVKLLSSEEEALGWIQKQSGGSKRLTNEIPAIVIVVLSFFLYIALYLFLEKTIGKGFSPLIGVPVSIAAWLWGLKAGVLFGLGGIVCNTALFYLSNEPQWNILFTPHGFPGTLSLIFVAVMVGYLHDLRMKLTRELDRRRKAEQTIRESEENFRRGFEFSSEALQLLSPVTGRFIAVNPAMCKIFGYTEEELLLMSPEDLCALEDREKQKTAITILMEGGKIENHEGLRIRKDGTRIHVLISAQTLTWHGEEVIYGAMRDVTHMMEVRKKLEQKNREIMEITHIISHDLKNPLSALQTVCFLMERGVNETGDGRNDINELMSIGKNALVYMQELVEDLLDCARIDSGKQKLNYDQINIKELVETIAQNYKYQLKQKKIDLEVAIPDAKVYADQEGLTKVFMNLIANAINYTGNNSDSRIQIGMERENGLWRCTVADNGMGVPAKFQKNIFDKFKRGANVRKIKGTGLGLAIVKGIVEAHGGKIGVESTEGKGSCFYFTIPAAEKREEV